A region of Thermococcus argininiproducens DNA encodes the following proteins:
- the minD gene encoding cell division ATPase MinD, with product MGRSIVFASGKGGTGKTTTIANVGVALAQFGREVIIIDADITMANLSLILGMEDIPITLHDVLSGEAELNDAIYEGPAGVKVIPGGLSLEKIKKAKNPERLRELMREISSLADFILIDAPAGLEMTSITALLIGKELILVTNPEISAITDSLKTKLVAEKLGTLPLGAVLNRVTSEKTELSKEDIETILDVPVLMVIPEDPEVKRASAYGIPLVVKNPTSPAAIAYKQLAAKLAGIRYSPPRPESPIKRVFRALFGGGRR from the coding sequence GTGGGAAGGTCAATTGTTTTCGCTTCTGGAAAAGGAGGCACTGGTAAAACCACGACAATAGCTAATGTTGGCGTTGCTTTGGCCCAATTTGGGAGGGAAGTTATAATCATAGATGCGGATATTACAATGGCAAATTTGAGTTTAATTTTAGGGATGGAAGATATACCAATAACTCTACATGATGTTCTTTCTGGCGAAGCAGAACTCAACGATGCTATATATGAGGGACCAGCGGGTGTTAAGGTCATACCTGGTGGTTTAAGTTTAGAGAAGATTAAAAAAGCAAAAAATCCAGAGCGGTTAAGAGAACTTATGAGAGAAATTTCATCATTGGCAGATTTTATACTGATAGATGCCCCGGCAGGACTGGAGATGACCTCTATAACGGCTTTGCTTATAGGGAAAGAACTTATTTTAGTCACTAATCCAGAGATATCAGCCATAACTGATTCTCTCAAAACAAAACTTGTGGCAGAGAAACTGGGTACTCTTCCACTAGGAGCAGTCCTAAATAGAGTAACTAGTGAAAAGACAGAGCTCTCTAAAGAAGATATTGAGACTATTCTAGACGTACCCGTGCTCATGGTGATTCCAGAAGATCCGGAAGTAAAGAGGGCAAGTGCTTACGGTATACCGCTTGTAGTCAAAAACCCAACTTCTCCAGCAGCTATAGCATATAAACAACTTGCTGCTAAGCTCGCTGGCATAAGGTACAGTCCTCCAAGGCCAGAGAGTCCGATAAAGAGGGTGTTTAGAGCTTTATTTGGAGGGGGCAGGAGATGA
- a CDS encoding AMP phosphorylase, which yields MKAKVRILDIETGRFLVFISEEDAKNAKLHPEDLIKVETAKRTIYGDVVISNMVKPGEIGVTKDILRAYSFSDGELVNIVPGGTPESVRYIKKKMNGQKLKKVEIEAIIKDIVDRKLRDVEISSFVTSLEINGLDMDEIAWLTTAMAETGDMLDIDRKPIMDVHSIGGVPGNKTNILVVPIVAAAGLTIPKTSSRAITSAAGTADVVEVLAPVTHSLDEIKRIVEKIGACLVWGGALNLAPADDLTIKAERTLSIDPRGLMLASIMSKKYAMGSQYVLIDIPTGEGVKVEKIEDARSLAKDFIELGKRLGQYVETAITYGGQPIGHTIGPALEAKEALETIITGKGPGSLVEKATGLAGILLEMGGVAPAGMGKKIAREILESGKAYEKLKEIIAEQGGDPNVKPGDIPIGDKTYTFVAQTSGYITRIDNRAITTIARAAGAPEDKGSGVILHVKVGEKVKEGDPLFTIHAESETRLDQAIIQARRMEPIRIEGMVLQRIGNL from the coding sequence ATGAAAGCGAAAGTGAGGATATTAGATATTGAGACAGGAAGGTTCTTGGTTTTTATTAGTGAAGAGGATGCTAAAAATGCTAAGCTTCATCCTGAAGACTTGATAAAAGTGGAAACAGCAAAGAGAACAATATATGGGGATGTTGTTATAAGTAACATGGTTAAACCAGGCGAAATTGGAGTTACAAAAGATATACTAAGAGCTTACAGCTTTTCTGATGGAGAACTTGTGAATATTGTTCCTGGTGGGACACCGGAGAGTGTTCGTTATATCAAGAAAAAGATGAACGGCCAGAAACTGAAAAAGGTCGAGATAGAAGCAATAATAAAGGATATTGTAGACAGAAAACTAAGAGATGTTGAGATAAGTTCTTTTGTCACGTCCTTAGAGATAAACGGACTTGACATGGATGAAATAGCATGGTTAACTACAGCAATGGCAGAAACTGGTGACATGTTAGATATCGATAGAAAACCAATTATGGACGTTCACAGCATTGGAGGAGTACCTGGCAACAAGACTAACATACTTGTAGTGCCAATCGTAGCCGCTGCAGGCTTAACAATTCCTAAGACCTCTTCCAGGGCAATAACAAGTGCTGCAGGAACTGCAGATGTTGTAGAAGTCCTCGCGCCAGTAACTCACTCTTTAGATGAAATTAAGAGAATAGTGGAGAAAATTGGAGCATGCTTGGTATGGGGTGGTGCCCTCAATTTGGCCCCTGCTGACGATCTAACAATAAAAGCCGAAAGAACTTTGAGTATTGATCCTAGAGGCTTAATGCTCGCTAGTATAATGTCAAAGAAATATGCAATGGGTTCTCAATATGTTCTGATTGATATTCCTACAGGAGAGGGGGTAAAAGTTGAAAAAATAGAAGACGCTAGGTCATTGGCAAAGGACTTTATAGAACTCGGAAAAAGACTTGGACAATATGTAGAAACTGCCATAACATATGGTGGACAACCCATTGGACACACTATAGGGCCAGCCCTTGAAGCAAAAGAAGCTCTGGAGACGATAATAACAGGAAAGGGTCCAGGAAGTTTAGTAGAAAAGGCAACGGGATTAGCAGGAATATTGCTTGAAATGGGTGGTGTTGCTCCAGCGGGCATGGGAAAGAAAATTGCTAGGGAGATTTTAGAGAGTGGTAAGGCATATGAGAAGCTTAAGGAAATAATAGCAGAGCAGGGTGGAGATCCAAATGTAAAACCAGGGGACATCCCAATAGGTGATAAAACGTACACCTTCGTGGCTCAGACTTCTGGATATATAACTAGGATTGATAATAGGGCCATCACTACAATAGCTAGGGCTGCAGGTGCTCCTGAGGATAAAGGATCAGGAGTGATATTGCATGTAAAAGTGGGAGAAAAGGTAAAAGAGGGAGATCCACTTTTCACAATACATGCAGAAAGCGAAACACGACTAGATCAAGCTATAATACAAGCAAGAAGGATGGAGCCAATAAGGATAGAGGGCATGGTTCTGCAAAGAATTGGAAACCTTTAG
- a CDS encoding DUF2095 family protein: MDKKKKRPVDEFPWQEYDKEEFKEKYPYLAKELDEGAELVIEGYRTKEEYEEEAMDFSGYNPTVIDFIRRCETDEEALEIINWMEDHGEITPEFAKELRIKLVKEGVRSFGSKKEWGWYERHRKR, from the coding sequence ATGGACAAAAAGAAAAAACGTCCAGTTGATGAATTTCCTTGGCAAGAATATGACAAAGAGGAGTTTAAGGAAAAATATCCTTATTTAGCTAAAGAGTTAGACGAGGGGGCAGAGCTAGTTATTGAAGGTTATAGAACCAAGGAAGAATACGAAGAAGAGGCCATGGACTTTTCAGGATATAACCCTACGGTAATAGACTTCATAAGAAGATGTGAAACTGATGAAGAAGCCTTAGAGATCATCAATTGGATGGAAGATCATGGGGAGATAACTCCTGAATTTGCCAAAGAACTCCGTATAAAGCTTGTAAAGGAAGGAGTAAGAAGTTTTGGTAGTAAAAAAGAGTGGGGATGGTACGAGAGACATAGAAAACGCTAA
- a CDS encoding GIY-YIG nuclease family protein → MRGGYLLVIYLEKNQNIRTKARRFNLKKGYYVYVGSAMNSLEKRVLRHFKKEKRFHWHIDYLLDKAQLIEAYLIPSNARIEEKLSQALSDVVIGIEGFGASDIAVKTNLYYFGDTTPYGVLANILNSMKLRWKRIKNPQDIMEWGEENAEDR, encoded by the coding sequence ATGAGGGGAGGATATCTTCTTGTAATTTACCTTGAAAAAAACCAAAATATAAGGACTAAGGCTAGGAGATTTAACTTGAAGAAGGGGTATTATGTTTATGTAGGTTCTGCAATGAATTCTCTTGAAAAGAGAGTTTTAAGACATTTTAAAAAGGAGAAACGTTTTCATTGGCATATAGATTATCTCCTTGATAAAGCCCAGCTTATCGAGGCTTATTTGATCCCCAGTAATGCGAGGATTGAAGAGAAACTGTCTCAGGCATTGAGTGACGTTGTTATAGGAATTGAAGGCTTTGGGGCGAGTGACATAGCTGTAAAAACAAATTTATATTACTTTGGAGATACTACTCCTTATGGGGTACTAGCTAACATCTTGAACTCTATGAAATTAAGGTGGAAAAGGATTAAAAATCCTCAGGATATTATGGAGTGGGGGGAAGAGAATGCTGAAGATAGGTAA
- a CDS encoding geranylgeranylglyceryl/heptaprenylglyceryl phosphate synthase has product MLKIGKVESYIHEKLEKEKLHFVLLDPDDVSPDLASKLAQMSEEVGVDAIMVGGSTGAEGEVLDGVVRRIKESSNLPVILFPGSHGGISKYADAIFFMSLLNSTNPFFITGAQALGAFTVKRYGIEPIPMAYLIIEPGETVGWVSDAKPIPRYKPKIAAAYALAGQYMGMRLVYLEAGSGAPEHVPSEMIGVVKTVVEVPLIVGGGIRSYKDAKEVVKSGADIIVTGTAIEKAGSLEEARKRLESIIRGVKEIKK; this is encoded by the coding sequence ATGCTGAAGATAGGTAAGGTTGAGTCATATATTCACGAGAAACTTGAAAAAGAAAAGCTTCACTTTGTTTTACTTGATCCTGATGATGTTTCACCCGATTTGGCTTCAAAGCTTGCTCAAATGAGTGAGGAAGTTGGTGTCGACGCAATAATGGTTGGTGGTTCTACTGGGGCTGAAGGTGAGGTTTTAGACGGAGTTGTCAGAAGAATAAAGGAGAGTTCTAATCTTCCAGTTATTCTTTTTCCTGGGTCTCATGGAGGGATTAGCAAATATGCGGATGCTATATTCTTTATGAGTCTTTTAAATTCTACAAATCCATTCTTTATAACAGGGGCCCAAGCTTTGGGGGCTTTTACTGTAAAGCGTTATGGTATAGAGCCCATTCCAATGGCCTACCTCATAATTGAGCCTGGGGAAACTGTAGGCTGGGTGAGTGATGCGAAACCAATTCCCAGATATAAACCAAAAATAGCTGCGGCCTATGCGCTTGCTGGACAATACATGGGTATGCGTTTGGTATACCTCGAGGCAGGAAGTGGGGCACCAGAACATGTGCCTTCAGAGATGATAGGAGTTGTAAAAACTGTTGTAGAAGTTCCTCTTATAGTAGGTGGAGGGATTAGAAGTTACAAAGATGCAAAAGAAGTTGTTAAAAGTGGGGCAGATATAATCGTCACTGGCACTGCAATAGAAAAGGCCGGCTCTTTAGAAGAAGCAAGAAAAAGGCTTGAAAGCATAATACGAGGAGTTAAAGAGATTAAGAAATAG